A single window of Colletes latitarsis isolate SP2378_abdomen chromosome 6, iyColLati1, whole genome shotgun sequence DNA harbors:
- the LOC143342453 gene encoding protein nervous wreck-like isoform X4: MQPPPRKGNYAKFLKNVHAEQAAKLQAKNQHECDLLEDIRNFTIKKSAIEKSYSEALLKISSAYLNKKIPNIPDLKVDGGGEKWNMWNVWRTVLEENEKLARARLAAVEVFQQQIADDAKSLKFHKLQISKKAIDQLMIVQKELQTCVQDVDKTKKLYFDEEHSAHDVRDKAKDIEEKLKKKKGSFFQSITSLQKNSAKVSSKRDALEEKSTGARNDYLLSLAAANAHQNRYFVVDLQNTMQYLEQGVYDKVTEYLTLMGRTELLTCLATQNSFTKIRDQAQQLTRDYNIQCCCLYYPVLKQHIQYEFEPCDHDPVDRITADHAAAATLGKEARRWSTRIAREISSIRENNRKLQVLVQLKESGQKTDPNDPQGPDLDTKIDELKHAIRRAETAKLKAESRIECLRNGGVNVDEWLQEVETLSVQEMMRSASSLSVRTDASGTAEFNVSVVQEHPSSDSFYDSDGDGGSDLTTVERPGSARNTPQQEEETTEERQRHDSEEVDALLEQEKQRIEQLTVGWDDPTAVDWDNEEKDEQAEVHETTEQPSTQQPIYKGTALYSYTAQNPDELSIVESEQLEVVGEGDGDGWLRARNYRGEEGFVPQNYLDVEGEPEMISGLTSQGPGLVQQISFTSMDYTIDDHDAVDPDANLQQPAPDAIVQNHIGETELYCIALYDYDATCEGELSFFEGDIVKVLKKEPHDVDDGWWEGELRDQRGLFPSLIVDLCAADGSPLTPQENVTPPSSAPPVFTPPEVPEFLLEEELAQSLMNETQDEKPSDINAEQQQQQQQQQDGFIINLSKDQRSQYGSQFEGDKEPEGPGIVVITAATPMEDIEHPFPGLEEATDDPVKSTESSEGDLPSSATTTDMNESDCKEATVIMDEKEEQEVTEAAEDIEEKSTVDDLPTDSAPFPVSSSSGSEADSTSGPSTGDNSQSIPSRGTVVEVQETETEDIEIVPEKMMVVGGRASIPDELQPDQLEKLQNLKESNA; this comes from the exons GGAAATTACGCAAAATTTCTGAAGAATGTGCACGCGGAGCAGGCGGCAAAGTTGCAAGCGAAAAATCAGCACGAGTGCGACCTTCTGGAGGACATTCG cAACTTTACAATCAAAAAATCTGCGATCGAAAAATCCTATTCCGAG GCGCTCCTCAAAATATCTTCTGCCTACTTgaataaaaaaataccaaataTCCCGGACCTCAAAGTCGACGGCGGCGGAGAAAAATG gAACATGTGGAATGTTTGGCGAACCGTGCTGGAGGAAAATGAAAAGCTCGCTAGAGCGCGGTTAGCAGCGGTGGAGGTCTTTCAACAGCAAATCGCCGACGACGCGAAGAGTTTAAAGTTTCACAAACTTCAAATTTCTAAGAAG GCAATCGACCAATTAATGATAGTACAAAAAGAATTGCAAACGTGCGTGCAGGACGTAGACAAAACCAAGAAATTATACTTCGACGAAGAGCATAGCGCACACGATGTACGAGATAAGGCAAAGGATATCGAAGAAAA GctaaagaaaaagaaaggatCCTTTTTTCAATCGATAACGTCGCTGCAAAAAAACAGCGCAAAG GTGAGCTCGAAACGCGACGCTTTGGAAGAGAAATCAACCGGTGCTCGAAACGATTATTTACTCAGTCTCGCCGCTGCGAATGCCCATCAAAATAGATATTTTGTAGTCGATTTACAAAACACCATGCAG TATTTGGAACAAGGAGTTTACGATAAGGTGACAGAATATTTAACACTGATGGGTCGTACAGAATTGTTGACCTGTTTGGCAACGCAAAACAGCTTTACCAAAATTCGCGACCAAGCGCAACAA CTCACCAGAGATTACAATATACAATGTTGCTGTTTGTATTACCCGGTATTGAAGCAACATATACAATACGAATTTGAACCTTGCGACCACGATCCAGTGGACAG GATAACGGCCGATCATGCAGCCGCAGCCACGCTCGGAAAGGAAGCTCGTCGCTGGTCGACGAGAATAGCGCGCGAAATAAGCAGCATCCGAGAAAATAATAGGAAACTGCAGGTTCTTGTGCAGCTCAAGGAGTCTGGACAAAAG ACTGATCCGAACGATCCACAAGGCCCAGATTTAGACACGAAAATCGACGAACTGAAACACGCGATACGACGGGCGGAG ACAGCAAAACTAAAGGCAGAATCAAGAATAGAATGCCTTCGAAACGGCGGAG TAAATGTTGACGAATGGCTCCAAGAGGTCGAAACATTGAGCGTGCAGGAAATGATGCGTTCGGCCAGTTCCCTGTCCGTCAGAACCGACGCGTCTGGAACAGCG GAATTTAACGTTTCCGTCGTGCAGGAACATCCATCTTCGGATTCGTTCTACGACAGCGACGGAGATGGCGGAAGCGATTTGACGACCGTCGAGCGACCAGGTAGCGCGCGAAACACTCCGCAACAAGAAGAGGAAACAACCGAGGAAAGACAAAGGCACGACAGCGAAGAAGTCGATG CTTTACTGGAACAAGAGAAACAGCGAATAGAACAGCTTACCGTCGGTTGGGACGATCCAACAGCGGTAGATTGGGACAACGAGGAAAAAGATGAACAAGCCGAAGTCCACGAAACAACCGAGCAGCCCTCTACGCAGCAGCCTATATACAAAGGCACAGCGCTTTATTCGTACACG GCACAAAATCCAGATGAATTGTCGATCGTCGAGAGCGAGCAGCTCGAAGTTGTCGGCGAAGGTGACGGTGACGGTTGGCTCCGAGCACGAAATTACCGTGGCGAGGAAGGTTTCGTTCCACAAAATTATCTCGACGTCGAGGGAGAACCTGAAATGATATCTGGTCTCACTTCTCAAGGTCCAGGACTCGTGCAACAAATATCTTTTACCTCTATGGATTATACGATTGATGATCACGATGCGGTAGATCCTGACGCTAATCTGCAACAACCTGCTCCAGACGCTATTGTACAAAATCACATAGGAG AAACGGAACTATATTGCATTGCGCTTTATGATTACGACGCCACGTGTGAGGGAGAACTTAGCTTCTTCGAAGGTGATATCGTGAAAGTTCTGAAAAAAGAACCACACGACGTCGATGACGGTTGGTGGGAGGGTGAATTACGCGATCAACGAGGATTATTCCCTTCTTTGATCGTGGACCTGTGCGCTGCCGATGGTTCGCCTTTGACCCCACAG GAAAACGTGACGCCACCAAGCTCTGCGCCACCCGTATTTACACCTCCCGAGGTTCCAGAATTCTTATTAGAAGAAGAACTGGCGCAAAGTCTAATGAATG AAACGCAAGATGAAAAACCTAGTGACATAAATGctgaacaacaacaacaacaacaacaacaacaagatGGATTTATAATAAATCTCTCCAAGGACCAAAGAAGTCAGTACGGCTCGCAGTTCGAAGGAGATAAAGAGCCTGAAGGACCTGGTATAGTAG TGATCACCGCGGCGACGCCGATGGAAGATATCGAACATCCGTTTCCGGGATTAGAGGAGGCCACCGATGACCCGGTGAAATCCACGGAAAGCTCCGAGGGTGATTTACCGTCGAGCGCAACAACTACCGATATGAATGAAAGCGATTGCAAAGAGGCAACGGTAATAATGGATGAAAAAGAAGAGCAAGAAGTCACGGAAGCAGCGGAAGACATCGAAGAGAAATCAACGGTCGATGATCTACCAACGGATTCGGCGCCATTCCCAGTTAGTAGCAGTTCCGGTAGCGAGGCGGATTCAACGTCCGGGCCGAGTACAGGAGATAATTCTCAATCGATACCGTCTCGCGGAACCGTAGTAGAGGTACAGGAAACGGAAACAGAGGACATCGAGATTGTTCCCGAAAAGATGATGGTCGTAGGAGGAAGGGCAAGTATTCCAGATGAGTTACAACCCGACCAGCTAGAGAAGCTACAAAATCTGAAAGAATCGAATGCCTAG
- the LOC143342453 gene encoding protein nervous wreck-like isoform X2, which translates to MQPPPRKGNYAKFLKNVHAEQAAKLQAKNQHECDLLEDIRNFTIKKSAIEKSYSEALLKISSAYLNKKIPNIPDLKVDGGGEKWNMWNVWRTVLEENEKLARARLAAVEVFQQQIADDAKSLKFHKLQISKKAIDQLMIVQKELQTCVQDVDKTKKLYFDEEHSAHDVRDKAKDIEEKLKKKKGSFFQSITSLQKNSAKVSSKRDALEEKSTGARNDYLLSLAAANAHQNRYFVVDLQNTMQYLEQGVYDKVTEYLTLMGRTELLTCLATQNSFTKIRDQAQQLTRDYNIQCCCLYYPVLKQHIQYEFEPCDHDPVDRITADHAAAATLGKEARRWSTRIAREISSIRENNRKLQVLVQLKESGQKTDPNDPQGPDLDTKIDELKHAIRRAETAKLKAESRIECLRNGGVNVDEWLQEVETLSVQEMMRSASSLSVRTDASGTAEHPSSDSFYDSDGDGGSDLTTVERPGSARNTPQQEEETTEERQRHDSEEVDALLEQEKQRIEQLTVGWDDPTAVDWDNEEKDEQAEVHETTEQPSTQQPIYKGTALYSYTAQNPDELSIVESEQLEVVGEGDGDGWLRARNYRGEEGFVPQNYLDVEGEPEMISGLTSQGPGLVQQISFTSMDYTIDDHDAVDPDANLQQPAPDAIVQNHIGETELYCIALYDYDATCEGELSFFEGDIVKVLKKEPHDVDDGWWEGELRDQRGLFPSLIVDLCAADGSPLTPQENVTPPSSAPPVFTPPEVPEFLLEEELAQSLMNETQDEKPSDINAEQQQQQQQQQDGFIINLSKDQRSQYGSQFEGDKEPEGPGIVVVEVSDESGTKADDEKSKQSQSLNSNQSNDDFGLGVAQIVITAATPMEDIEHPFPGLEEATDDPVKSTESSEGDLPSSATTTDMNESDCKEATVIMDEKEEQEVTEAAEDIEEKSTVDDLPTDSAPFPVSSSSGSEADSTSGPSTGDNSQSIPSRGTVVEVQETETEDIEIVPEKMMVVGGRASIPDELQPDQLEKLQNLKESNA; encoded by the exons GGAAATTACGCAAAATTTCTGAAGAATGTGCACGCGGAGCAGGCGGCAAAGTTGCAAGCGAAAAATCAGCACGAGTGCGACCTTCTGGAGGACATTCG cAACTTTACAATCAAAAAATCTGCGATCGAAAAATCCTATTCCGAG GCGCTCCTCAAAATATCTTCTGCCTACTTgaataaaaaaataccaaataTCCCGGACCTCAAAGTCGACGGCGGCGGAGAAAAATG gAACATGTGGAATGTTTGGCGAACCGTGCTGGAGGAAAATGAAAAGCTCGCTAGAGCGCGGTTAGCAGCGGTGGAGGTCTTTCAACAGCAAATCGCCGACGACGCGAAGAGTTTAAAGTTTCACAAACTTCAAATTTCTAAGAAG GCAATCGACCAATTAATGATAGTACAAAAAGAATTGCAAACGTGCGTGCAGGACGTAGACAAAACCAAGAAATTATACTTCGACGAAGAGCATAGCGCACACGATGTACGAGATAAGGCAAAGGATATCGAAGAAAA GctaaagaaaaagaaaggatCCTTTTTTCAATCGATAACGTCGCTGCAAAAAAACAGCGCAAAG GTGAGCTCGAAACGCGACGCTTTGGAAGAGAAATCAACCGGTGCTCGAAACGATTATTTACTCAGTCTCGCCGCTGCGAATGCCCATCAAAATAGATATTTTGTAGTCGATTTACAAAACACCATGCAG TATTTGGAACAAGGAGTTTACGATAAGGTGACAGAATATTTAACACTGATGGGTCGTACAGAATTGTTGACCTGTTTGGCAACGCAAAACAGCTTTACCAAAATTCGCGACCAAGCGCAACAA CTCACCAGAGATTACAATATACAATGTTGCTGTTTGTATTACCCGGTATTGAAGCAACATATACAATACGAATTTGAACCTTGCGACCACGATCCAGTGGACAG GATAACGGCCGATCATGCAGCCGCAGCCACGCTCGGAAAGGAAGCTCGTCGCTGGTCGACGAGAATAGCGCGCGAAATAAGCAGCATCCGAGAAAATAATAGGAAACTGCAGGTTCTTGTGCAGCTCAAGGAGTCTGGACAAAAG ACTGATCCGAACGATCCACAAGGCCCAGATTTAGACACGAAAATCGACGAACTGAAACACGCGATACGACGGGCGGAG ACAGCAAAACTAAAGGCAGAATCAAGAATAGAATGCCTTCGAAACGGCGGAG TAAATGTTGACGAATGGCTCCAAGAGGTCGAAACATTGAGCGTGCAGGAAATGATGCGTTCGGCCAGTTCCCTGTCCGTCAGAACCGACGCGTCTGGAACAGCG GAACATCCATCTTCGGATTCGTTCTACGACAGCGACGGAGATGGCGGAAGCGATTTGACGACCGTCGAGCGACCAGGTAGCGCGCGAAACACTCCGCAACAAGAAGAGGAAACAACCGAGGAAAGACAAAGGCACGACAGCGAAGAAGTCGATG CTTTACTGGAACAAGAGAAACAGCGAATAGAACAGCTTACCGTCGGTTGGGACGATCCAACAGCGGTAGATTGGGACAACGAGGAAAAAGATGAACAAGCCGAAGTCCACGAAACAACCGAGCAGCCCTCTACGCAGCAGCCTATATACAAAGGCACAGCGCTTTATTCGTACACG GCACAAAATCCAGATGAATTGTCGATCGTCGAGAGCGAGCAGCTCGAAGTTGTCGGCGAAGGTGACGGTGACGGTTGGCTCCGAGCACGAAATTACCGTGGCGAGGAAGGTTTCGTTCCACAAAATTATCTCGACGTCGAGGGAGAACCTGAAATGATATCTGGTCTCACTTCTCAAGGTCCAGGACTCGTGCAACAAATATCTTTTACCTCTATGGATTATACGATTGATGATCACGATGCGGTAGATCCTGACGCTAATCTGCAACAACCTGCTCCAGACGCTATTGTACAAAATCACATAGGAG AAACGGAACTATATTGCATTGCGCTTTATGATTACGACGCCACGTGTGAGGGAGAACTTAGCTTCTTCGAAGGTGATATCGTGAAAGTTCTGAAAAAAGAACCACACGACGTCGATGACGGTTGGTGGGAGGGTGAATTACGCGATCAACGAGGATTATTCCCTTCTTTGATCGTGGACCTGTGCGCTGCCGATGGTTCGCCTTTGACCCCACAG GAAAACGTGACGCCACCAAGCTCTGCGCCACCCGTATTTACACCTCCCGAGGTTCCAGAATTCTTATTAGAAGAAGAACTGGCGCAAAGTCTAATGAATG AAACGCAAGATGAAAAACCTAGTGACATAAATGctgaacaacaacaacaacaacaacaacaacaagatGGATTTATAATAAATCTCTCCAAGGACCAAAGAAGTCAGTACGGCTCGCAGTTCGAAGGAGATAAAGAGCCTGAAGGACCTGGTATAGTAG TTGTAGAAGTATCGGATGAATCGGGAACCAAG GCAGATGATGAAAAATCAAAACAGTCGCAATCCTTAAACAGCAACCAGTCTAACGATGATTTCGGACTCGGTGTTGCCCAAATAGTGATCACCGCGGCGACGCCGATGGAAGATATCGAACATCCGTTTCCGGGATTAGAGGAGGCCACCGATGACCCGGTGAAATCCACGGAAAGCTCCGAGGGTGATTTACCGTCGAGCGCAACAACTACCGATATGAATGAAAGCGATTGCAAAGAGGCAACGGTAATAATGGATGAAAAAGAAGAGCAAGAAGTCACGGAAGCAGCGGAAGACATCGAAGAGAAATCAACGGTCGATGATCTACCAACGGATTCGGCGCCATTCCCAGTTAGTAGCAGTTCCGGTAGCGAGGCGGATTCAACGTCCGGGCCGAGTACAGGAGATAATTCTCAATCGATACCGTCTCGCGGAACCGTAGTAGAGGTACAGGAAACGGAAACAGAGGACATCGAGATTGTTCCCGAAAAGATGATGGTCGTAGGAGGAAGGGCAAGTATTCCAGATGAGTTACAACCCGACCAGCTAGAGAAGCTACAAAATCTGAAAGAATCGAATGCCTAG